A window from Leifsonia shinshuensis encodes these proteins:
- a CDS encoding LuxR C-terminal-related transcriptional regulator codes for MRDLGALLALPSLWVDHTPPEIADGLLSVVTGMLRLDAAYARFHGFDGGPALESWRPTGAEPPGQLVRAVDGTGAEAPAIDSGIETTAVRAGGSPPEPPLLARMTTLALTLPWGTGLIAVSAARPDFPTERETHLLRVAVGQAAIALHTARRLAAEQNARREAEQALERQSRVLRSLVEEVGPVLGAASRRIEEASREVARDAAREAAHPVDAPNLTRRELEVLGLLAQGLSNKEMAAVMWLSDRTVERHITGLYRKIGVARRSEATAYALRHGIA; via the coding sequence CCGTCGCTCTGGGTGGATCACACGCCGCCCGAGATCGCCGACGGCCTGCTGAGCGTCGTCACCGGGATGCTGCGGCTGGATGCGGCGTACGCACGCTTCCACGGTTTCGACGGGGGGCCTGCGCTGGAGTCGTGGCGTCCCACCGGCGCGGAGCCGCCCGGGCAGCTCGTCCGGGCGGTCGACGGCACGGGCGCGGAGGCGCCGGCCATCGACAGCGGGATCGAGACGACGGCCGTCCGGGCAGGAGGCTCGCCGCCGGAGCCCCCGCTCCTCGCTCGGATGACCACGCTGGCGCTCACCCTCCCGTGGGGCACCGGGCTCATCGCCGTCTCGGCGGCGAGGCCGGACTTCCCGACGGAGCGGGAGACCCACCTGCTGCGCGTGGCGGTCGGGCAGGCGGCGATCGCCCTGCACACCGCGCGCCGGCTGGCGGCCGAGCAGAATGCGCGACGGGAGGCGGAGCAGGCGCTCGAGCGTCAGAGCCGGGTCCTGCGGTCTCTGGTGGAGGAGGTCGGCCCGGTGCTCGGGGCGGCCTCCCGGCGCATCGAGGAGGCCTCGCGCGAGGTGGCACGCGACGCGGCGAGGGAGGCGGCGCATCCCGTCGACGCACCGAACCTGACGCGCCGCGAGCTGGAGGTGCTCGGTCTGCTCGCACAAGGACTCAGCAACAAGGAGATGGCGGCGGTCATGTGGCTGAGCGACCGGACCGTGGAGCGGCACATCACCGGTCTCTACCGCAAGATCGGCGTGGCCCGGCGCAGCGAGGCGACCGCGTACGCGCTGCGGCACGGGATCGCCTGA
- a CDS encoding phosphatase PAP2 family protein, producing the protein MPTAVDARPSRLSDWNRRFVVEERYLPAEARRRLYLTSVVLVAVGLTAFVILAVNVMTHTGYERLDLPVERWFNAQRSAETTGFMTVLAIIFGPVAMPFIVGITVIVWAVTARHVWRPLLLGAGMLTGVVLALILAPLIRHPRPPLSLMLMEPDHTYSFPSGHVLGASDFFLLLAFLLASRMQKRWFTVVAFVVAAALIVLQVASRLYLGYHWISDTTSSVALSLAVVGGVIALDTRRTVRVEGEKIEGELSQPQVDGT; encoded by the coding sequence GTGCCCACAGCCGTTGACGCTCGTCCGAGCCGCCTGTCCGACTGGAACCGACGGTTCGTCGTCGAGGAGCGTTACCTCCCCGCCGAGGCCCGGCGGCGTCTGTACCTGACGTCCGTCGTCCTGGTGGCCGTCGGCCTGACGGCGTTCGTGATCCTCGCGGTGAACGTCATGACGCACACCGGCTACGAGCGGCTGGATCTGCCGGTCGAGCGCTGGTTCAACGCGCAGCGGTCCGCCGAGACGACCGGGTTCATGACCGTCCTTGCGATCATCTTCGGCCCCGTCGCCATGCCCTTCATCGTGGGGATCACCGTGATCGTGTGGGCGGTGACGGCACGGCACGTCTGGCGGCCCCTCCTGCTGGGCGCCGGGATGCTGACCGGCGTCGTGCTCGCGCTGATCCTGGCGCCGCTCATCCGGCACCCCCGGCCGCCGCTGTCGCTCATGCTGATGGAGCCCGATCACACGTACTCGTTCCCGTCCGGACACGTGCTCGGGGCCTCCGACTTCTTCCTCCTCCTCGCGTTCCTGCTGGCGAGCCGCATGCAGAAGCGCTGGTTCACCGTCGTGGCGTTCGTCGTCGCCGCCGCCCTGATCGTGCTGCAGGTCGCGAGCCGGCTGTACCTCGGCTACCACTGGATCAGCGACACGACGAGCTCCGTCGCGCTGTCCCTCGCCGTCGTGGGAGGCGTGATCGCCCTCGACACCCGCCGCACCGTGCGGGTCGAGGGCGAGAAGATCGAGGGCGAGCTCTCGCAGCCGCAGGTGGACGGCACATGA